The sequence GCGGTGGCCACCGCGAAGGTGCTGGTGAACGGTGAACCGGTCACCGTCCGGGCCGGCGGGCGGGACCGGCAGCTGTGGCTGCTGTTCGCGGGGAACGGCGCCTACGACCCGCCGGGCTTCGCCCCGACCCACCGGACCGGACTCGCCGACGGCCTGCTGGACGTCCGGGTGGTCGACGGCGGGCGACCGTTCGCCAGGACCAGGCTCGCCGCCGCCTTCCTCTCCGGCACGCTCGCCCGCTCCCGGGTGTACCACGCGGCCCGGCTCCGGGCGCTCGACCTGGAGAGGCTGGGCGACGCCCACCGGATGGCCGTCGACGGCGAGTCGGTACCCGCGGAGGGCCCGCTCCGGCTGGCCAAGTCCGCGCGGGCGCTGACGGTCTACCGGCCCGCCGCGGGCTGAGCGCCGGCGGACAGGCCGATCGCGCAGGCCGGTCGAGCGGTCGGCCTGCGCGATCGGCCTGCCCGGCCGGTGTACTCAGGCGGTGTGCAGGACCCGGAATCGGCCGGGTTGCGCCGGGTCGCGGTCGGCCACCTGGACCGGGGCCCAGGCCCACTGCCACACACCGATGCCCGGCGTCCTGGAGAACCGGACCGGCCCCCGGGTGCCCTCGACCTCGACCGACGGCCATGCCCCGGTGCTCCCGGCCGGCTCGGCGCCGTGCGGGCGCAGCGCCTCGGCGAGGACGGTGACGGTGTCGAAGCCCTCGAAGGCGACGAAGGAGGGCTCCTCTCCGAGCCGCTCCCGCAACGCCGCCCCGACGCGGGCGCCGAGCGGGCCGAGGTGGTCGGGCAGGTAGCGCAGGAACGGGACGCCGGCACCGTCCTCGCCCAGCATCGTCGCCCAGTCGGCGAGTTCCGGCTGCCCGGCCGGAGCGCCGATCAGGACCCCGGCGAGGCGGTCGTCCCGGCGGACCGCCCGGACGACCGGGACCACCGGATCGGGGTGGCCGGCCAGGAGCAGGAGCACGGTCGCGCCATCGGCGGCGAGCTCCTCGCAGAGGCCCTCGGGGGTGAAGGCGGGCAGGTCGAACTCGACCAGGGTGCCGCCGCGCGCCGTGACCCGCTCCCGGAGGATGCCGGTCCCCGAGGCCCAGTAGATGCTCGGGTCGGCCGCCACGGCGATCCGGCGGTGGCCCGCGCCGAGGAGGAAGTCGGCGTAGACGCGCCACCCGTGCGACTGGGCCGGGGCAATGCGGGCGACCAGTTCCGACGGCCCCTCGGTGAGCGCGTCGAGCACCGCCGAGGAGCACAGGAAGGGCAGACCGAGGGCCTCGGCCCGGGCGGCTGCGGCGCGGGCGACCACGCTGTGGTACTCGCCGGCCAGCGCGACCACCCCCAGACCGGCCAGTTCGTCGACGGCCGCGACGGCCCGGGCGGGATCGGCGGCGGTGTCGCGGACCACGAGCTCGACGGGCCGTCCGGCGATCCCCCCGGCCTCGTTGACCTCGCGCGCGGCCAGATCGAGACCGGCGAGCAGGTGCCGGCCCGCCGCGACCCAGCCGGGGCGGGTCAGCGGCACGAGGGCGCCGATCAGGACCGGCGGTCCGTCGGCGGGCGACGCCCCGTACGGCCGGCGCGGGTCGTGCGGCCCGTGCGGGTCCGGTGGTGTGTTCATGCGCCGGTCTCTCCCCGTGATCGTCTCGGCGGTTCGTGATCAGAGATCAGGGCGCGAAGCCTACCCAGGCACGAACCGGCGAAGGCCGCCGCGCCCCA comes from Streptomyces sp. TLI_053 and encodes:
- a CDS encoding ABC transporter substrate-binding protein; amino-acid sequence: MNTPPDPHGPHDPRRPYGASPADGPPVLIGALVPLTRPGWVAAGRHLLAGLDLAAREVNEAGGIAGRPVELVVRDTAADPARAVAAVDELAGLGVVALAGEYHSVVARAAAARAEALGLPFLCSSAVLDALTEGPSELVARIAPAQSHGWRVYADFLLGAGHRRIAVAADPSIYWASGTGILRERVTARGGTLVEFDLPAFTPEGLCEELAADGATVLLLLAGHPDPVVPVVRAVRRDDRLAGVLIGAPAGQPELADWATMLGEDGAGVPFLRYLPDHLGPLGARVGAALRERLGEEPSFVAFEGFDTVTVLAEALRPHGAEPAGSTGAWPSVEVEGTRGPVRFSRTPGIGVWQWAWAPVQVADRDPAQPGRFRVLHTA